One Amphiura filiformis unplaced genomic scaffold, Afil_fr2py scaffold_41, whole genome shotgun sequence DNA segment encodes these proteins:
- the LOC140144135 gene encoding craniofacial development protein 2-like produces MIKGFLKKAHSTCNLLVHRGELIIQFSGRARIRIKRKQRKGKTNINIAAWNVRTLQDNPNNLERRTAVVAKALKRYNIDIAALSETRLPDTSQLEEHGCGYTFFWSGKPASEARQSGVGFAIRNQHLKLLDKLPQGISDRLAIMRLKVNSGFVTFISAYAPTMAYSDQAKEEFYEELDHIIQSVPRSDKLFLLGDFNARVGSDHAAWQKVLGHHGCLLTLCAEKQLVITNTLYTQKDSFKTTWRHPRSGHWHQIDFIIIRQRDWHDVKLTRAAKASTCHSDHALLKSKVSIRFELSRQHQRVQRTKKLNVTKLATSEAQATLRDNIASALVDLVDTEYSDAASHWEELRKKIYQASADSLGYVKKKHKDWFDENDVSVNALLDELHSLHIEYANNEDSQARKDRYNHVKQKAQAKLREMKDNWWRDRTHELQEAADTKNIKKFFSELKAVYGPSSRGTSPLLDFDGHTVIKEPSLITERWAQHFNQLLNRQSTISEEAIAEIPESPKQ; encoded by the exons ATGATAAAAGGATTCCTAAAAAAAGCTCATTCCACTTGTAATCTGCTCGTTCACCGTGGCGAGCTGATTATCCAATTTAGCGGTAGAGCAAGAATTAGAATCAAACGTAAACAACGTAAAGGAaagacaaatatcaatattgcaGCATGGAATGTCCGGACCCTTCAGGACAACCCAAACAACCTTGAACGCAGAACAGCTGTAGTAGCAAAAGCACTGAAGCGTTATAACATTGATATAGCAGCGCTCTCTGAAACTCGTCTCCCAGACACTTCACAACTTGAAGAACATGGATGTGGCTATACATTCTTTTGGAGTGGCAAGCCAGCCAGTGAAGCCAGACAATCAGGAGTTGGGTTCGCCATACGGAACCAACATCTTAAACTCCTTGACAAGCTCCCACAGGGTATTAGTGACAGACTTGCTATCATGCGGCTGAAAGTGAATAGTGGCTTCGTTACCTTCATCAGCGCTTATGCCCCAACAATGGCATACTCAGACCAGGCCAAGGAAGAATTCTATGAGGAGCTGGACCATATCATTCAATCAGTACCACGTTCTGACAAGTTGTTTCTACTTGGTGACTTCAATGCTCGTGTTGGATCAGATCATGCAGCATGGCAGAAAGTCCTTGGTCATCATGGA TGTTTGCTGACCTTGTGTGCTGAGAAGCAGTTGGTCATTACCAACACACTGTACACCCAGAAAGACAGCTTCAAGACAACTTGGCGACATCCACGCTCTGGTCACTGGCACCAAATTGACTTCATCATCATTAGGCAGAGAGACTGGCATGATGTCAAACTTACTCGTGCAGCCAAAGCATCAACGTGTCACTCGGACCATGCCCTCCTGAAAAGCAAAGTGTCCATCCGCTTCGAACTGAGCCGACAGCATCAACGTGTCCAACGAACCAAGAAATTAAATGTTACCAAGCTTGCAACCAGTGAGGCACAAGCCACTCTCAGGGACAACATTGCATCTGCCCTCGTAGACCTCGTAGACACCGAGTACAGTGATGCAGCTAGCCACTGGGAAGAGCTCCGCAAGAAAATTTATCAGGCATCAGCTGACTCCCTGGGTTATGTAAAGAAGAAGCATAAAGACTGGTTTGATGAAAATGATGTCTCGGTGAACGCTCTGCTTGATGAACTGCACTCTCTTCACATCGAGTATGCCAACAACGAAGACTCTCAGGCAAGGAAAGATCGCTACAACCATGTGAAGCAAAAGGCTCAAGCGAAGCTACGTGAGATGAAGGACAACTGGTGGCGTGACAGGACACATGAATTACAGGAAGCTGCTGACACAAAGAATATCAAGAAATTCTTTAGCGAGCTCAAGGCGGTCTATGGACCTTCTTCCAGAGGAACCAGCCCACTACTTGACTTTGATGGACATACTGTGATCAAGGAACCGTCACTCATCACAGAGAGATGGGCTCAGCACTTCAACCAGCTGCTCAACCGCCAGTCAACAATCTCTGAGGAGGCAATTGCAGAAATACCAGAAAGCCCA AAACAGTAA
- the LOC140144137 gene encoding uncharacterized protein, with product MRLDREARAKTSEIDEQNALVRHIHSTVEELRSVVREAEQERVQLLGRVKGMKAELKDVQKEKQTVEWELEECIHSIKKTQQERIEYESKEEEQTKEWEKTMQRKAKLRFREFRQREELARKERMRQFEKEDSDFDSNLALLEKRLQEKRGSSTISESCSEASEKTYSGLKRSESRLSEGKLCEQDVQTKKSDKYTSTSESEVDGKGKGVGKKSSPRKKQMKGRKKREVQMKQSDCTSMSESEKVSRPTSARMRPQKYDGKGVLADFLSQFEACREYNRWSDKEAAFQLFSCCQDDALNRLTTDDVTPRTCTYVDLVEVLEREFGPRECKSSYIMELNQVKQKPGESARELGNRIKKLASLAFRGKDTNSKATREEMSLNSFTLALHNKDIRDVVFGAESASLKQAIDKAEFLESYHKRDEEIEHAPVRRREKHVSFVRKSGVEQVDEKLSETECEELEERIVQKVLSDIKVCTPIESARDVYEIPAVASRSTGSYVRPSQFHVNEIRIPQTGSVTCYHCGEPGHVRPNCPFRSGGGNENRKPQTGQVLCYQCGEPGHVRPNCPYKSGKDSRPKVLCMNCNSPGHGWRECGYPPLCFVSHEEGHRSRNCPKSGNEGRLNHWPKGRPQTMREGQRQPINQYQAPLTQ from the coding sequence ATGAGACTTGATAGGGAGGCTAGAGCTAAGACGTCAGAGATAGACGAACAAAATGCATTGGTTAGACATATTCATAGTACTGTAGAAGAGTTGAGGTCTGTTGTTAGAGAAGCGGAACAGGAAAGAGTACAGTTGTTGGGAAGAGTGAAGGGAATGAAGGCGGAATTGAAAGATGTTCAAAAAGAGAAACAAACAGTTGAATGGGAGTTGGAAGAGTGTATCCATAGTATCAAAAAGACTCAACAAGAGCGAATAGAATATGAAAGTAAGGAAGAGGAGCAGACAAAAGAGTGGGAGAAGACGATGCAAAGAAAGGCAAAGTTGAGGTTTAGAGAGTTTCGTCAGAGAGAGGAACTTGCAAGGAAAGAGAGAATGAGGCAATTTGAGAAAGAAGACAGTGACTTTGACTCAAATCTTGCATTGCTTGAGAAGCGGTTACAAGAAAAACGGGGAAGTAGTACAATTAGTGAATCTTGCAGTGAAGCAAGTGAAAAGACTTATAGTGGCCTGAAAAGATCAGAATCTCGATTGAGTGAGGGAAAGCTGTGTGAGCAAGATGTTCAGACAAAGAAATCTGACAAGTATACTAGTACGAGTGAAAGTGAGGTAGACGGTAAAGGTAAAGGTGTCGGAAAGAAATCGAGTCCACGAAAGAAACAAATGAAAGGGCGTAAGAAGCGGGAAGTTCAAATGAAACAATCTGACTGTACTAGTATGAGTGAAAGTGAGaaagtgagtaggcctacaagtgCTCGAATGAGGCCTCAGAAATATGATGGCAAGGGTGTGTTGGCAGATTTTCTGTCCCAGTTTGAAGCATGCCGGGAGTACAATAGATGGTCTGATAAAGAGGCTGCATTTCAGTTGTTTTCATGCTGTCAGGATGATGCACTGAACAGGTTAACAACTGATGATGTGACACCCCGTACTTGTACATATGTAGATCTTGTAGAGGTGCTAGAAAGAGAGTTTGGCCCGAGAGAGTGTAAGAGTAGTTACATAATGGAGTTAAATCAAGTAAAGCAAAAACCGGGGGAAAGTGCACGTGAGTTAGGCAATAGAATCAAGAAGTTGGCATCGTTAGCCTTTAGAGGTAAAGATACAAATAGCAAGGCAACAAGAGAAGAGATGAGCTTGAATAGCTTTACCTTAGCCTTACATAATAAAGATATCAGAGATGTTGTGTTTGGTGCGGAGTCTGCTAGCCTAAAACAAGCTATTGATAAGGCAGAGTTTTTAGAGTCATATCATAAGAGGGACGAAGAAATTGAACATGCGCCTGTGAGAAGACGTGAAAAACATGTGTCGTTTGTAAGGAAATCTGGTGTGGAACAGGTAGACGAAAAGTTGTCCGAAACTGAATGTGAGGAGTTGGAAGAAAGAATTGTACAAAAAGTGCTTAGTGATATTAAGGTGTGCACACCGATTGAGTCAGCCCGAGATGTGTATGAAATTCCAGCTGTAGCGAGTAGGTCTACAGGCTCTTATGTTAGGCCCTCACAGTTTCATGTAAATGAAATTAGAATACCTCAGACTGGGTCAGTGACATGTTATCACTGTGGCGAACCTGGGCATGTGAGACCAAATTGTCCTTTTAGATCAGGAGGTGGAAATGAAAATAGAAAACCTCAGACTGGGCAAGTGTTGTGTTATCAGTGTGGTGAACCTGGGCATGTGAGACCGAATTGTCCGTATAAATCAGGAAAAGATAGTAGGCCCAAGGTGCTATGTATGAATTGTAATAGCCCTGGTCACGGATGGCGTGAATGTGGATATCCACCATTGTGTTTCGTAAGCCATGAAGAGGGGCACCGTTCACGAAACTGTCCCAAGTCGGGAAACGAGGGGAGGCTAAACCACTGGCCCAAGGGGAGGCCCCAGACAATGAGAGAGGGCCAGAGACAGCCAATCAATCAGTATCAGGCACCACTGACACAGTAA